Proteins encoded within one genomic window of Bacillus thuringiensis:
- the glcD gene encoding glycolate oxidase subunit GlcD: protein MLEKQIIHSFVSIVGEDNVDTSNMGRLTYSYDATPNFQAMPDAVIAPRNTNEVAEVLKVCNTHKIPVYVRGSGTNLCAGTCPLEGGIVLIFRHMNNILEIDEENLTITVQAGVITLDIIKAVEEKGLFYPPDPSSMKISTIGGNINENSGGLRGLKYGVTRDYVMGLELVLPNGDIICTGGKLAKDVAGYDLTRLFIGSEGTLGVVTEAILKLVPMPETKKTMLALYEDINEAARAVSSIIANKIIPATLEFLDQPTIEVVEEFAQIGLPTDVKAILLIEQDGPPEVVNRDIEKMANVCRSMNAVDVRVAKDEAEADALRTARRSALSALARLKPTTILEDATVPRSQIAPMVEAINAIAKKYNIPICTFGHAGDGNLHPTCMTDARNEEEMHRAEQAFAEIFAKAIELGGTITGEHGVGAMKAPYLEMKLGKEGIAAMQGIKQAFDPNNIMNPGKMFAKDTRKRVVVER, encoded by the coding sequence TGTTGGCGAAGATAATGTAGATACATCCAATATGGGGCGTTTAACGTATAGTTATGATGCCACTCCAAACTTCCAAGCGATGCCTGATGCAGTCATTGCTCCTCGTAATACAAATGAAGTAGCTGAGGTGTTAAAAGTATGTAACACTCACAAAATTCCTGTATATGTTCGTGGTTCTGGAACAAATCTTTGCGCAGGGACATGTCCACTTGAAGGCGGTATCGTCCTTATCTTCCGCCATATGAATAACATTTTAGAAATTGATGAAGAGAATTTAACAATTACTGTACAAGCTGGTGTTATTACGCTTGATATTATTAAAGCGGTAGAAGAAAAAGGTTTATTTTATCCACCAGATCCAAGTTCGATGAAAATTTCTACAATCGGCGGTAACATTAATGAAAACTCAGGTGGATTACGCGGATTAAAATATGGCGTAACACGTGATTATGTGATGGGTCTTGAACTTGTCCTACCAAATGGCGATATTATTTGTACTGGTGGTAAATTAGCAAAAGATGTAGCTGGTTACGATTTAACTCGTTTATTTATTGGTTCTGAAGGAACGCTTGGCGTCGTAACTGAAGCCATATTAAAACTCGTTCCTATGCCTGAAACAAAGAAAACGATGCTTGCACTATATGAAGATATTAACGAAGCTGCACGTGCTGTTTCTTCTATTATTGCAAATAAAATCATTCCAGCGACACTTGAGTTTTTAGATCAGCCGACAATTGAAGTAGTAGAAGAATTTGCACAAATCGGTTTACCAACTGATGTAAAAGCAATCTTATTAATTGAACAAGATGGTCCACCTGAAGTTGTCAATCGCGATATTGAAAAAATGGCTAACGTTTGCCGCTCTATGAACGCGGTCGATGTTCGCGTTGCAAAAGATGAAGCGGAAGCAGATGCACTTCGGACGGCTCGTCGTAGTGCACTATCAGCACTTGCAAGATTAAAGCCTACTACAATATTAGAAGATGCAACAGTACCACGCTCACAGATTGCTCCGATGGTTGAAGCTATTAATGCCATTGCCAAAAAATATAATATTCCTATTTGTACGTTTGGGCATGCTGGCGATGGCAACCTACACCCAACTTGTATGACAGATGCTCGCAACGAAGAAGAAATGCACCGAGCTGAACAAGCTTTTGCTGAAATATTTGCGAAAGCAATCGAACTTGGTGGCACGATCACTGGTGAACATGGTGTTGGCGCGATGAAAGCTCCGTATTTAGAAATGAAATTAGGTAAAGAAGGTATTGCTGCTATGCAGGGAATTAAACAAGCCTTCGATCCAAATAACATTATGAATCCAGGAAAGATGTTCGCGAAGGACACTCGCAAAAGAGTGGTGGTTGAGCGATGA